A single Arachnia propionica DNA region contains:
- a CDS encoding ATP-binding protein: protein MVPARYMARIADGVLAEALTTSGAVQVKGPKWCGKTATSLQQAASVVYLQDPDRSASYLALADAKPSALLEGRTPRLIDEWQMAPQLWDAVRFAVDLRGEPGQFVLTGSSTPAVGGAHSGVGRIAPMVMRTMTLFESEDSSGRISLQRLFDGEEEVADVAPLDVEDIARVLCRGGWPAAVTAGVTSVPGRLARTYVEGLIDSDVARMDGVSRNSTRMRALMRAYARHVSTQASQTTIAADLAVNDGAMAPNTVSDYLDALSRAYVVEDLPAWNPALRSKTAIRTSPTRHFVDPSIGVAVMRWTPADLLRDFEAFGLQFESLCVRDLRVYAEAIDGTLLHYRDKTGLEADAVIVLADGRWAPIEVKLGSRQLDEAATHLRLLRERVDANRMGEPSFLAVVTAGATAYRRDDGVLVVPLACLRP from the coding sequence ATGGTGCCCGCGCGTTATATGGCCAGGATCGCCGACGGTGTGCTCGCCGAGGCTCTCACCACCAGCGGCGCGGTGCAGGTGAAGGGTCCCAAGTGGTGCGGCAAGACGGCGACCTCTTTGCAGCAGGCCGCCAGCGTCGTCTATCTTCAGGACCCCGATCGCAGTGCGTCCTACCTCGCACTCGCCGACGCCAAACCATCGGCTCTCCTGGAGGGGCGAACGCCCCGGCTCATCGATGAGTGGCAGATGGCGCCGCAGTTGTGGGACGCTGTCCGCTTCGCCGTCGACCTTCGCGGGGAGCCGGGGCAGTTCGTTCTCACCGGCTCGTCAACACCCGCCGTCGGCGGGGCGCATTCCGGCGTCGGGAGGATCGCCCCCATGGTCATGCGGACCATGACTCTCTTCGAGTCGGAGGATTCCAGCGGCCGGATCTCTTTGCAGCGTCTCTTCGACGGAGAGGAGGAGGTCGCCGATGTCGCCCCGCTCGACGTCGAGGATATCGCCCGGGTCTTGTGCCGCGGGGGATGGCCCGCCGCCGTCACAGCGGGGGTCACGTCGGTCCCCGGTCGCCTGGCGCGGACTTACGTCGAGGGGCTCATCGACTCCGATGTCGCGCGCATGGACGGCGTCTCACGGAATTCGACCCGTATGCGCGCCCTTATGCGCGCATACGCCCGTCACGTCTCCACCCAGGCCTCGCAGACGACGATCGCGGCGGACCTGGCCGTCAACGACGGCGCCATGGCGCCCAACACGGTCAGCGACTACCTCGACGCCCTCTCCCGCGCCTACGTCGTGGAGGACCTGCCGGCGTGGAATCCCGCGCTTCGCTCCAAGACCGCGATTCGCACGAGCCCGACCCGTCACTTCGTCGATCCGTCGATCGGCGTCGCAGTCATGCGCTGGACACCCGCCGACCTGCTTCGTGACTTCGAGGCCTTCGGCCTGCAGTTCGAGTCGCTGTGCGTGCGCGATCTGCGGGTCTACGCCGAAGCGATCGACGGGACTCTCCTCCACTACCGGGACAAGACCGGGCTGGAGGCGGACGCAGTCATCGTCCTCGCGGATGGGCGGTGGGCTCCGATCGAGGTCAAGCTCGGCAGCCGTCAGCTCGATGAGGCTGCGACTCACCTGAGGCTGCTGCGCGAGCGCGTGGATGCGAATCGCATGGGTGAGCCATCCTTCCTCGCCGTGGTCACCGCGGGCGCCACCGCATACCGCCGCGACGACGGTGTTCTCGTCG